Proteins encoded by one window of Juglans regia cultivar Chandler chromosome 15, Walnut 2.0, whole genome shotgun sequence:
- the LOC109012129 gene encoding NAD(P)H-quinone oxidoreductase subunit M, chloroplastic, whose translation MAAISSYMACTKFSMLGLVGGKGEPRKRKAFSISAQQQAEVKEPQEVKVEEQEQEKVKIPGKQPRPVEPQVNVKSKNMSREYGGQWLSSVTRHVRIFAAYIDPETWEFDQTQMDKLTMLLDPSDEFVWTPETCSKVFAYFQELVDHYEGAPLTEYTLRLIGSDIEHYIRKLLYDGEIKYNMNAKVLNFSMGKPRILFNDNNGQPQDAQ comes from the exons ATGGCAGCAATTTCTTCTTACATGGCCTGCACAAAGTTCTCTATGTTGGGTTTGGTTGGAGGGAAAGGGGAACCAAGAAAAAGGAAGGCATTCTCCATTTCAGCTCAGCAGCAAGCTGAAGTAAAAGAACCACAAGAAGTGAAGGtagaagaacaagaacaagagaaagtGAAGATACCAGGAAAACAACCAAGACCAGTGGAACCACAAGTGAATGTAAAGAGCAAGAATATGAGTAGAGAATATGGAGGACAGTGGCTGAGCAGTGTCACCCGGCACGTTAGGATTTTTGCAGCATATATTGATCCTGAAACCTGGGAGTTTGATCAAACCCAGATGGACAAACTTACAATGCTTCTTGATCCCTCAGATGAGTTTGTGTGGACTCCTGAGACTTGCAGTAAGGTCTTTGCGTACTTCCAGGAGCTTGTGGATCACTATGAG GGTGCCCCTCTGACAGAATACACACTTCGTCTGATTGGTTCAGACATAGAGCATTACATAAGAAAGCTGCTCTATGACGGGGAAATCAAATACAACATGAACGCAAAGGTCCTCAACTTCAGCATGGGGAAGCCAAGGATTCTATTTAATGACAACAATGGCCAACCTCAAGATGCACAATGA